One genomic window of Tautonia rosea includes the following:
- a CDS encoding four-helix bundle copper-binding protein: MAHEQYQSCIEACLACAQECEHCGDACIGDPMMAECVRTCRDCAELCWTCSGFMSRGSQLAAAVCRLCADACDRCAAECEKHRAEHCKRCAEACRRCAEECRKVAA; the protein is encoded by the coding sequence ATGGCCCACGAGCAATACCAGAGCTGCATCGAAGCCTGCCTAGCCTGTGCCCAGGAGTGCGAGCACTGCGGAGATGCCTGCATCGGCGATCCGATGATGGCCGAGTGCGTTCGCACCTGCCGTGACTGTGCCGAGCTGTGCTGGACCTGCTCCGGCTTCATGAGCCGCGGCTCGCAACTGGCTGCCGCCGTCTGCCGCCTCTGTGCCGACGCCTGCGACCGCTGCGCCGCCGAGTGCGAGAAGCATCGGGCCGAGCACTGCAAGCGATGCGCCGAGGCCTGCCGGCGCTGCGCCGAGGAGTGCCGTAAGGTCGCGGCCTGA